One Dioscorea cayenensis subsp. rotundata cultivar TDr96_F1 chromosome 15, TDr96_F1_v2_PseudoChromosome.rev07_lg8_w22 25.fasta, whole genome shotgun sequence genomic region harbors:
- the LOC120277144 gene encoding G-type lectin S-receptor-like serine/threonine-protein kinase At2g19130 gives MGPACAFIVLMFFLISPSICASHASDSITTNQSISGKQKLISVGGNFVLGFFTKDESSAKFYIGIWYKKVSELTPVWVANRATPVSDTTKSLLHISPDGNLALLDQSINSLVWSTNATISSNSSTVAVLLDNGNLVLRDADNSSNIFWQSIENPTHTWLSGGKIALNKITGVSQRLISWKNSEDPAPGLFSLEIKKDGQYQIQWNMSKSYWTTGLWDGRAFTKVPEMTSGYMCDYTYVNNSEENYFSYTLKDNSTISRLIMDVKGQIKMLIWEEVNQKWIQFWSEPEAQCEVTAFCGPFGSCNEQTLQKCSCVKGFNQKSPKDWGLGDYSGGCVRNKRLHCGANNNSASFSEQDKFFQMSSVRLPDLGQALQVSSDHECMLACLNNCSCTAYAYGAGCTVWYGDLLNLQEQYEGLDGGTLFIRLAASELPSHHKIGSVSGLVAGVVAAVVVVVAVVVFILSVTIRRRRRRAFRLVNGALVVFRYSDLQRVTKNFSHKLGSGSFGSVFKGVLLDSTAIAVKKLEGLRQGEKQFRAEVSTLGTIQHVNLVPLRGFCVEGTKRLLVFDYMPNGSLDSHLFHSNDNVLDWSARYRIALGIARGLEYLHEKCRECIIHCDIKPENILLDAEFNPKVADFGLAKLLGREFSHVLTSMRGTIGYLAPEWILGLAITPKADVYSFGMMLLEIISGKRNAKWSENGSHYFPVEAAMKVNENMAHCLLDERLEGNANMEEVNTSSRVACWCIQDMENQRPTMGMVVQMLEGLVEVTVPPISVFLQGLVIDPEDQSHNLEIPASCYSS, from the coding sequence ATGGGTCCCGCATGTGCATTCATTGTTCTCATGTTCTTTCTCATCTCTCCATCCATCTGTGCCTCCCATGCATCAGACTCCATCACCACCAACCAATCCATCTCTGGTAAGCAGAAGCTCATCTCCGTAGGTGGTAACTTTGTGCTTGGTTTCTTCACTAAAGATGAATCCTCTGCCAAATTCTACATCGGAATATGGTACAAAAAAGTCTCAGAGCTGACCCCTGTCTGGGTGGCCAACAGAGCCACCCCAGTCTCAGATACCACCAAGTCTCTGCTTCATATCTCCCCAGACGGTAACTTGGCTCTGCTTGACCAATCCATTAATTCTCTCGTATGGTCAACCAACgccaccatctcctccaatTCTTCTACAGTTGCTGTCCTCTTAGACAACGGCAACCTTGTCTTGAGAGACGCTGACAACTCTTCCAACATCTTCTGGCAGAGCATTGAAAACCCAACTCATACTTGGCTTTCTGGTGGCAAGATAGCTCTGAATAAAATAACCGGAGTGAGCCAGAGACTCATTTCTTGGAAGAACTCTGAGGATCCAGCTCCTGGGTTATTCTCCCTGGAGATCAAGAAGGATGGCCAATACCAAATCCAGTGGAACATGTCCAAATCCTATTGGACCACAGGCCTCTGGGATGGCCGTGCATTTACCAAAGTACCAGAAATGACGTCGGGTTACATGTGTGACTACACCTATGTTAATAACTCCGAAGAGAACTACTTCTCCTACACTCTCAAGGATAACAGCACCATATCTAGGCTTATAATGGATGTAAAAGGGCAGATTAAGATGCTGATCTGGGAGGAGGTCAACCAAAAATGGATACAATTCTGGTCTGAACCAGAAGCCCAGTGCGAAGTCACTGCATTCTGTGGCCCTTTCGGAAGCTGCAACGAGCAGACGTTGCAGAAGTGCAGTTGCGTGAAGGGTTTCAACCAGAAATCACCAAAAGACTGGGGTTTGGGTGATTACAGTGGAGGGTGTGTCAGGAACAAAAGGTTGCACTGTGGTGCCAACAATAACTCAGCTTCCTTCAGTGAGCAGGACAAGTTTTTCCAGATGTCCAGTGTCAGGTTACCTGATCTCGGTCAGGCTTTGCAAGTTAGTAGTGATCATGAATGCATGCTAGCTTGCTTGAATAACTGCTCTTGCACTGCCTACGCTTATGGCGCTGGTTGCACTGTATGGTATGGTGATTTGCTTAATCTCCAAGAACAATATGAAGGATTAGATGGAGGAACTCTCTTCATTCGTCTTGCTGCTTCTGAGCTTCCAAGTCATCATAAGATTGGAAGTGTTTCTGGGCTTGTTGCTGGTGTCGTAGCTgcagttgttgttgttgttgcggTGGTTGTCTTCATTCTATCTGTAAcaataaggagaagaagaagaagagcgtTCAGGTTAGTGAACGGAGCTTTGGTGGTCTTCAGGTACAGTGACTTGCAACGTGTGACCAAGAACTTCTCACACAAACTAGGCAGTGGGAGTTTCGGTTCTGTTTTTAAAGGGGTGTTATTAGATTCAACTGCTATAGCTGTCAAGAAACTAGAAGGGCTTCGTCAAGGTGAGAAGCAGTTCAGAGCGGAGGTGAGCACCCTTGGAACCATTCAGCATGTTAATCTTGTTCCTTTGCGCGGTTTCTGTGTTGAAGGTACTAAAAGGTTGCTGGTTTTTGATTATATGCCTAATGGTTCTCTGGATTCTCATCTCTTTCATAGCAATGATAACGTCTTAGACTGGTCCGCTCGTTATCGAATTGCACTTGGAATTGCCAGAGGATTAGAGTATCTCCATGAAAAGTGCAGAGAGTGTATCATCCATTGTGACATCAAACCAGAAAACATACTTTTGGATGCTGAGTTCAACCCAAAAGTGGCTGATTTTGGTCTTGCAAAGCTGCTTGGCAGGGAGTTCAGTCATGTGTTGACCAGCATGAGAGGAACCATTGGGTATCTGGCACCGGAATGGATTTTAGGATTAGCAATCACACCAAAAGCTGATGTTTATAGCTTTGGTATGATGCTTTTGGAAATAATATCAGGAAAAAGAAACGCAAAGTGGTCGGAGAATGGAAGCCATTATTTCCCTGTTGAGGCAGCAATGAAAGTGAATGAAAATATGGCTCATTGCTTGTTGGATGAAAGATTGGAGGGGAATGCCAACATGGAAGAGGTAAATACAAGTTCCAGAGTTGCTTGCTGGTGTATTCAAGACATGGAGAATCAAAGACCAACAATGGGAATGGTTGTTCAAATGCTGGAGGGACTTGTTGAAGTTACTGTACCTCCAATCTCTGTTTTCCTTCAAGGCCTCGTTATAGATCCTGAGGACCAGAGCCACAATTTGGAAATTCCAGCGAGTTGTTATTCAAGCTGA